Part of the Vigna unguiculata cultivar IT97K-499-35 chromosome 3, ASM411807v1, whole genome shotgun sequence genome, GATTAGAATTTCAATAATTGTACAACCGAAAGTGATTTCAGTCAAAAAGATTGatcttttcttctcttccatTAGCTCCATTTGTTACAGGGCATTAACATCTTTAGAACCACTGAGGTAGAGTTAAACTGAAACAAAGTAGTGTATAGTTTTCTAAACTGGAGTAATGTACAGAGGCTGCAGCTGCTGTTACTCTAAGCCTTTTCTCTGTAACATAAGTGTATCCAAAAATTCTTCCGTCCATTGCAGAATTCACCTCCTTCAACCTGCTTTTTGCACTGCAGTTTTAAATAAGAGAATGTATAGTTTTTGATCCATGGAGAAATATAGAAAACCTCCAACGGAATGAGTCACAAAAGAACCAAAACTAGTCCCCACAATACAGTGCCATGCCGGCCCATACACTCCATCAAATTCCTGCAAATTGCAACCACCCAACCAAATTTCATTGACCAACCAATCAACCACACACCCAAATTTTAAACCACCACAACAACTTTAATCACTAAAACTCTTACAGCagaacaaattaattaaaccgAATAAGGATTGTTTGATGATTAGAATTGTACCTTTTTGAGGGAGAATGCAAGGGTCTTGGATGTGAACTTCTCCATGCTATCCAAAGCATTTCTGGCACAATTCACAGCGTGGATCTGCATAAACGGTGGCATATCAACAGAAACCATTTTCGCCCCATTGATTGCAAACACATCTCTTAAATCAGCCTGTGTCCCACAGAAGGATCTCCTTCTGCCCCCACCCGGAGCAAGAGACACAGACATTCTCTCAACGCCATCATGTTTCTCCAAACCCAAACCAGGTTTCTTCTTTTCAACCTTAACTTCCTCAACCACACCCTTGTCATTAGAATCACCAAGTTTCCTCCTTTCCAATTCCAAACTAAGCTTTTGGGACTTCTCTTTGTGGGTTCTCTTCACAGCCACAACAACATCACTCTCCTTCTCTGGGACAACCATAGCAGAGGTTGTCGTAGGTTTCCCCTGCAAATGAGTGTCGACAATAGGAGAGTGTTTGTGGGGTGGACGGGTTTTGTGGGTTTGAGCCAAGTTTAGACTTGACATGTGTTTTACCAGAAAAGAGGGTTTATAGGTTTGGATGAGATCTGGGTTTGGAGTTGTAGGTTTAGATTTTGGAGCTTCCAAGTTCCGATGTTGGGAAGGGTGGTGGTGTGCCATGCTGAAAGGGTGGCGGAAGCGGAGAAGGTGGAAActggaaagtgaaaaaaattttggttttgttttgcttgagagagagaaaaagagagaaatagTATAGGATACAGAGAATGTGTTGTATTGTAATGGTGATTCACTTTGCGTCTtcagaacaacaacaacaactacTGTACACTAGATGGGGACTTGTGTGGTAAGATGAACACTTGAAGTGGCGTTTAATTTGGTCACGCGCCATGGGGGAGAGTAGGACCCAGTGAGAATGGAGAATTGTTGACCGTTGACCAGATACGTCGAGGATCTTACGTATGAGAATGGGTGTTGTTGCACTGGGCAAATGGTAGGGTAGGGTAGGGTTGGTCAGGAGTACACAATAGTAgattatttgtattattgttgttgattgtGATTTTGAACTTTCTCGTGCTAAGAATTGGTTTATTCTTGCTGCTTGTTGTTGCCTAGTTAACGTTATGATGTTTCAAATTTTGTAGCTTTGCGGAAGGTAAGAGaggtttgtttatttttattcatattgaaaaatgaaatatattgaatgttcgatgatgatgatgatgtttttCGTATCTGTTTTTCTGGATTGGTAGTAGTCATGGCACACACATGTGGGTGATGGGGTCGTGATTTTTGTTGAGTCTTTGTTGAATAAAAgagggaagaagaaaaaatgggtAGTTGTTATTTGAAAACCATGGAAATTATGAACATTCATTAATTTCAAGGAAAGTTTGCATTACCCATTCTAATCTAACACCATTAGTCTACACATTAATTTATATGGCTGTCTCCTCTAACATTTAAGAtagagattttaaaatataatggtacaaatttttttatacatttcaaatGAAGTGTCTTATAagcttaatttattttaaatatgaaaaatgatagtCTGAGAACACAAACTTTgacaaatttcttaattaggtaaagaaaaactattttattattttatcttttattagaaaataaaaaataatttatttaattttattaatggaaactttgttaaatttataaaaaagaactttgtcaaaaaataatttttctttaaatatatcattattgCTTTACTCTTCTGGGCAAAGCTGGTGTTGTGAAGATGACATATAAATATTGGGGTTAAAAATGTTGAGATGAAAAAGTAGAATAAATTTTGGACATTGTTCCGGAAGAGTGATAAAAATGAGGTGTGATTGGTATATATGATAAGTAGGTAAGTTCTTTTTgaaggaagatgaagaaaatatgtGACTATGGAAAGGGAGGCATATGAGTatagtaaattaaatttttgtgcaGGATTATACATATATGTGTAAGTCTGTTCTTTTTCGTGCGCACAcaattaatttttccttttattggAAAAAAAGTGGTACAAAAGTACACGTGTGTAAAAAAAAACTcgttagtttttaattatatgattttgactgataaacattaaattttaaattaagttttacctatataaattataaatttaattaatttattatttatcctgtattatcattatttttatattttttaagtatttatcttttatctttttattttttttaaataaaattgttattttcttgATTATATAGTAgcataaaaagttatataaaaaatggtTTTTTATTGAACTTGATACcatgattatgttaattacactaataaagcaaattattgttattaacaatcttaattttgatgaaaaatctttgatccatttcaaaaaatttaacgaaaaagaccaaattgtattaattttttaaaaatcgggatcaaattaaaacttaaaaaaaatggagaatcaatttaaaaattttaaacaaaaacagataccaaaaattaattaaacaattttttatctttgaaattatcttaaaaacttattttaagaataaaggAGATTTACGGaaattagttaataattttatttaaaattgagatATTATGAAATACTCTACATTGTATGCTTACGGAAGAATAAATTAAAGTATTGGAAACGAAAGTTTTAACAAATCggaaaaaaatgttaccaaaacggaaaagaaaatatattttgaggatgtaaaaaactttatataaatatacataatttgaTTGGATTATAGTGTTATGATTGAATTATATTTGTCATTCATTATACAGGTGTGAAAACAAATTGCTAGACCAAGTGTCTTCCAATTGATAGAATGATTGTTTAAACAATAAGTGATGACATTTAATGTTTTGCTAAAACATAATTGTTTGGACATGTACAATGTGTTTTTTTGGGAGGATTTATTATTCAAAAGGAAGTAGAAGCGAAGCTTAGCGGATGACTATCGTGTTCATTTGGGGTGGTAGAAGGTGACGTCGAGCAATAGTTAGCAAGATTCATTCGAAATGTAATATTATTGTGCATGGTGAGATTAGAGGGTGATACATTCCAATTTATGAAATTACctcctcatacttatattttccATGAGGTAATGGATAGGAGGCAATGGTGCCGAGGCCAAGTTGTTGTTGTGCAAGTAAACCTCAATGTAGTGCAGATGAAGAAGACGAAGCAATGAACAATTCCCTTAAGCATTGAAAAACATTGGAACGATTCCATGTGTGCTGCATGTTGCTTGGAAGGATTCGACGTTGCTAGGAATTATCTCACTTTGTTTGGAACGATTCCACACTTTATTTGGAATGATTCCACATTGCTTGGAATGACTCCACTTTGCTTTGAACGATTCCACAACTATTACACTTTCattcattcaataaaattttaaaaaattactataaattatttatatatcatttaatattacttttaacacTAGGTACTATTTTGTAATCTAactttttatctattaaattttttttaaatgtcacaTTAGTCAATCTAGTCACAAATTTTCACAAACTTCACTCCCTAAACACTCTAAAATCACCTTCAAATCCTTTAAAagaaaggataatgatattttaaccaattttttttatccacttttaacCCACTACTTTCATCAtccttagatcatcacatcacatgacttaaaaaaatcaaaatagataattgaagAGTATTTGGAGTGATGGGTTAAAAGTGAGTaaaaaaagtgagttaaaatatcattatcctaaaagaaacaacaccaactTCAACCTCAAGTTCTTCCAAATCTCCTCTCCCCCAACACCAACACCAATTTCCTCTCCCCcaaatcaatatataaaaaagaacatAGTCATAATAAACAAGGATGAGGTTGTCACTTAAGCAATATTTAGTTATTTGACAATGGAGTTATCATTTAAGCAATATTTAGTTATTTGACAAGAAAGGTGAtggaacaatatttttttcgtttaaaagtttttttctcaaatattaaAATGGATGTCCAGCAAAAGTGTTTAGAGgtttaagaaaagaaagacCAAAGTTAATTATCACTTCAATTGTTATATAGCAAGCATGTTTCGTGTGATTGAATTATTCccttacaatttatatattgtgtGAGTTggttttgaataataaattaatttaagttaAGAAAAGAATGTAAGTTTTGTGATTTGTTTGGTAAATAAATAGTTACATGAAAATTTATCACTTCAAAAAAGGTCTTTTCAGGAAAACATTGCATTTGACACAAAATTTTGGTCATGTAAACTAAGTTGTATCTTGTAAGATGGTCATCCATTACATCattcaaagtcaatattctaagtgaaatatcttttctaaaatttgtttgGTCTAACAATATTGCATTTGTCAATGACAAAAGTTATGATATGCATTAACTGGACCTAGGTTAAGTTTCTTACCCACGAGGATTAAACCTTTCATAAATTTTGTGAGAAagtccaaatatatatatatatatatatatatatatatatatatatatatatatatatatatatatatatatttcacaaCTTTCTATAATATTGTATCACAATATCAAATAaggtagaaaataaattattcaacaAGTAATATGTAACAACATTGTAACTACATAATAAAAAAGTCCTAATAAAGTAAATAGAAAGATTGTTTGAGTACGTAGGAAAACTTCTTATAACCTACATAATCATCAAAATTCTCACAGTCTTGTTGTTGAGGGTCTTCTTGTTGTTGTTGGGACTATGGTTATTGGGTTGGGCTAGGCCGCTGGGTTGGGCTGCTCCTATTGAAGATGGGTTTGGGTATCTGGAGCAGGTATCACATGACTAGATTTTGAAAGGACTAAAATTGGCGTTTCAAATCCTCATATGCCTCATCATGTGCTTCTAGTTGTTGCAAGATAGTTAACATCCTCAAAATTGCAAGTGGAAGTAAATGGTTGGTGTTTGAGGCTATCTCTTCCACTTGTGTAATTTGTAATAAGTTATCTTGTTCTATATagtcttcttttatttttttctcaccGACAACCTCAATCCAACATTTAGTCCTAATGATCTCGTCATGTGCATCATTATCATTGTTATGTCCTTTTGATACACCGGGGCATGACCCGACCTCAAATTTGGTCTATGAAAGTCTACAATTAAATTCTTcccattattaaaaaaatgaaaaattagttaaatatggttcatttataaatttaaagataaataatattaaaaatgtttgtttacATGTGTCCTTCAAGATCTTTCATCCACAAATTGGTTACATCCTTTGGGTTTGTTGAAAAACCtcttcaacaaaaacaaatcaTCCCAAATTTTATGCCTGTAACAAAATATGAGGTTATAAAAATGTAGGCTCATGAGTGGTAAAGGAATCACATGTGTGTAGCTTTCACCCTTTTTTGAAACCCTATTTTCTTAGGTTGTAGCATATTTATTACAATTGAGAGGATAATTCCAATGTGCTAGCAAGTTATCCTACACATCCTCCCCAACCCAATAAGGAACCCAAGAGGTAAAACAAGTCATgtaacaaaattcaattttttaagatGATATAAACTATTACCCTTAATCATAAGGTTCTATCATTGTTCGATTATGGAGAGGAGAGTCAGTTTCAACAACTAAATCATGTGAATATAATTTGAGAGTAATAACACGAAAGGGTACTAAGGATATGGAGGGCCTAGAAGTAagtaattagaaattatatgtaaattttgATTCCTCGGTGAATTTTCATTGGTAAATAATGTATTTCTATTAGTGAAATATATTCactttttgtctttaaaaagcTACATATAACACACATAAAACAAAAGATGGAAGATAAAATGGGagaaaaaactaacaaattaaAGGCAATGAAGAATTTGAAAGTGGAGAAGACGAATTTGAAATTGTTGCTACGAGAGGACGACTTCATCTTATTTCCGAATCTCATGTTCTTAA contains:
- the LOC114175789 gene encoding uncharacterized protein LOC114175789 isoform X2, whose protein sequence is MAHHHPSQHRNLEAPKSKPTTPNPDLIQTYKPSFLVKHMSSLNLAQTHKTRPPHKHSPIVDTHLQGKPTTTSAMVVPEKESDVVVAVKRTHKEKSQKLSLELERRKLGDSNDKGVVEEVKVEKKKPGLGLEKHDGVERMSVSLAPGGGRRRSFCGTQADLRDVFAINGAKMVSVDMPPFMQIHAVNCARNALDSMEKFTSKTLAFSLKKCKKQVEGGEFCNGRKNFWIHLCYREKA
- the LOC114175789 gene encoding uncharacterized protein LOC114175789 isoform X1; the protein is MAHHHPSQHRNLEAPKSKPTTPNPDLIQTYKPSFLVKHMSSLNLAQTHKTRPPHKHSPIVDTHLQGKPTTTSAMVVPEKESDVVVAVKRTHKEKSQKLSLELERRKLGDSNDKGVVEEVKVEKKKPGLGLEKHDGVERMSVSLAPGGGRRRSFCGTQADLRDVFAINGAKMVSVDMPPFMQIHAVNCARNALDSMEKFTSKTLAFSLKKEFDGVYGPAWHCIVGTSFGSFVTHSVGGFLYFSMDQKLYILLFKTAVQKAG